A genome region from Balneolaceae bacterium includes the following:
- a CDS encoding DUF2892 domain-containing protein codes for MKKNMGTTDRSLRILLAIVVAVLYVTETISGTTALVLGIVAAVFLLTSLVSFCPLYAPFGLKTCK; via the coding sequence ATGAAAAAGAACATGGGAACTACCGACCGATCTCTCCGCATCCTGCTGGCCATCGTGGTCGCGGTGCTCTACGTCACCGAAACCATCAGCGGAACCACAGCCCTGGTACTGGGTATAGTGGCGGCAGTCTTCCTGCTGACCAGCCTGGTGAGCTTCTGCCCACTTTATGCACCCTTCGGGCTGAAGACCTGCAAGTAG
- a CDS encoding GntR family transcriptional regulator, translated as MKLRQGIPRHEQISNWLREHIEAGRWKVDEKLPSENELTEKFDVSRVTVRRALQTLENEQLIYRSQGLGSFVKDHRSHQSFVRLRDFVEEMKRAGMEASSQVLVLRPETVPSPVASRLQVEEDAKVLRLDRLRLGDGRPVAFDITWLPMFYGQLIEGCDLEEETIYGILEREYEIPVEKGYYRIEAENADDYLAEHLQVDPGGALLLIDRLSLSVGDKPIYYQKRYYRTDRIVYELMVQRQPGAEPGEGEQPLPLREFLPVFSGQEKT; from the coding sequence ATGAAGCTACGGCAAGGCATACCGCGCCACGAACAGATCAGCAACTGGCTGCGCGAGCATATTGAAGCCGGCCGTTGGAAGGTGGACGAGAAACTCCCCTCCGAAAACGAGCTGACCGAAAAATTCGATGTCAGTCGCGTGACGGTACGCCGCGCCCTGCAGACCCTTGAGAACGAGCAGCTTATTTACCGCAGCCAGGGTCTGGGAAGCTTTGTAAAAGACCACCGGTCGCACCAGAGTTTTGTGCGCCTGCGAGACTTTGTAGAGGAGATGAAGCGCGCCGGCATGGAAGCCTCTTCGCAGGTACTGGTCCTCCGCCCCGAAACGGTCCCCTCCCCCGTGGCCTCCCGACTGCAGGTGGAAGAGGACGCCAAGGTGCTGCGGCTGGACAGGCTCCGGCTCGGAGACGGCAGGCCTGTGGCCTTCGACATCACCTGGCTGCCCATGTTCTACGGACAGCTCATCGAGGGATGCGACTTGGAGGAGGAGACCATTTACGGGATTCTGGAGCGGGAATACGAGATCCCGGTGGAGAAAGGCTACTATCGCATCGAGGCGGAAAACGCCGACGACTATCTCGCCGAACACTTGCAGGTGGATCCGGGCGGGGCGCTGCTGCTCATCGACCGGCTATCGCTGTCGGTGGGCGACAAGCCCATCTACTACCAGAAGCGCTACTACCGAACCGACCGCATCGTCTACGAGCTGATGGTGCAACGGCAGCCGGGCGCCGAACCGGGCGAGGGGGAGCAGCCATTGCCCTTGAGAGAATTCCTGCCGGTCTTCAGCGGACAGGAAAAGACATGA
- a CDS encoding zinc-dependent metalloprotease family protein — MKLFRCTLTLTIFFCIGVTTGFAQQVKTVSMFDMETEIQAQEELPAYQLNRQYLSLNPSVFRRGYLQQGDRLILPVGDAGSEYRVERISSHTENTYSVLARGTGGEERFLSFSVADGKIQGNIHMHDRGELYQMSWDPVRNANYLSHIDYSELDIVACPGHIEPDFADSSSQQFRSDPPDIGMQQVTIDVLILYTDRGEQWIENNVGDVDLYIAEIFNRAQQALDNSEVEIQFRMVHAAKTAYDEDNDTETGTTLGKLQATGDGNMDEAHALRDTYGADLVALLADVDDVGGIAYIMGSTAGAPAWAFSINRVQQLLFTSTFAHELGHNMGNHHSRDQSSSPAPAQGGLHDYSTGWKWEGNDGRTYVSVMAYDEDAELEAPYFSNPDVSYMGAPTGSYNGIHAPADNARSMNGIRGVVADYKQADNDPRPSTPVPTAPQDGETGLSRSTTLEWSVAAKAENYRVQLSASNNFGNPMVDATQSGTSYSVEGLNYLTTYYWRVRASNAAGNSDWSSTNRFTTVISPPENVTTSGPVDGSIQVDIRPNLQWQSSERAAEYDVQVALEDDFSEPVISGTSAATSFMSEESLEFATEYYWRVRAVNEGGTSDWTAPQGFTTLVNETKINMNYPNPFPGSTTIQYQLAEQTDVLLEIYDPLGRKVRTLVDGEQQPRVYNLQFDAGDLASGVYMIRLVTGNTTDVLGMTLVR; from the coding sequence ATGAAGCTTTTTCGCTGCACCCTTACTCTGACCATCTTTTTTTGCATCGGCGTCACCACCGGCTTTGCCCAGCAGGTTAAAACGGTTTCCATGTTCGACATGGAAACCGAAATCCAGGCCCAGGAAGAGCTGCCCGCCTACCAGCTGAACCGACAGTACCTGAGCCTCAATCCATCGGTCTTCCGTCGTGGATACCTCCAACAGGGCGACCGACTGATCCTTCCCGTCGGCGACGCCGGCAGCGAATACCGGGTAGAGCGGATCTCCAGTCATACCGAAAACACCTACTCAGTCCTTGCTCGGGGTACCGGAGGCGAAGAACGCTTCCTCTCCTTCAGCGTAGCCGACGGAAAGATCCAGGGGAATATTCACATGCACGACCGGGGCGAACTCTACCAGATGTCCTGGGATCCCGTGCGTAATGCCAATTACCTCTCCCATATCGACTACAGCGAGCTGGACATCGTGGCTTGTCCCGGTCACATCGAACCAGATTTCGCCGATTCCTCCAGCCAACAGTTCCGGAGCGATCCGCCCGACATCGGCATGCAGCAGGTCACCATCGACGTGCTGATTCTGTATACGGATCGGGGCGAGCAATGGATTGAAAACAACGTAGGTGACGTGGACCTCTATATTGCAGAGATTTTTAACCGCGCACAGCAGGCCTTGGATAACTCGGAAGTGGAAATTCAGTTTCGAATGGTCCACGCCGCGAAAACCGCCTACGACGAGGACAACGACACCGAAACCGGTACCACCCTTGGCAAGCTGCAGGCTACCGGCGACGGGAATATGGACGAGGCCCATGCGCTTCGGGATACCTACGGAGCTGACCTTGTAGCCCTGCTGGCCGACGTGGATGACGTTGGTGGCATTGCATACATCATGGGATCGACAGCAGGCGCTCCCGCCTGGGCATTTTCGATAAACAGGGTTCAGCAGCTGCTCTTCACCTCAACCTTCGCTCATGAACTGGGACACAATATGGGTAACCACCACAGCCGCGACCAGTCCAGCAGCCCCGCTCCGGCCCAAGGCGGTCTCCATGACTACTCCACCGGCTGGAAATGGGAGGGGAACGACGGACGCACCTACGTTTCGGTCATGGCCTACGACGAGGATGCGGAGCTTGAAGCACCCTATTTTTCCAATCCCGACGTCTCCTACATGGGCGCCCCCACTGGATCTTACAACGGAATCCACGCCCCCGCCGACAACGCCCGCAGCATGAACGGCATCCGCGGCGTGGTGGCCGACTACAAGCAAGCGGACAACGATCCGCGTCCCAGCACACCCGTACCAACTGCGCCCCAGGACGGAGAGACCGGTTTGAGCCGTTCGACTACCCTGGAGTGGAGCGTGGCAGCCAAAGCGGAAAATTACAGGGTGCAGCTATCCGCTTCCAACAATTTCGGTAACCCCATGGTCGATGCAACCCAGTCGGGAACCAGCTATTCGGTCGAGGGCCTCAACTACCTTACCACCTATTATTGGCGCGTACGGGCCTCCAACGCGGCTGGCAATAGTGATTGGAGTTCGACCAACCGCTTTACGACCGTAATTTCCCCCCCGGAAAATGTGACCACAAGTGGTCCGGTCGACGGCAGCATCCAGGTGGATATAAGGCCTAATCTGCAGTGGCAATCCAGCGAACGGGCTGCAGAATACGACGTCCAGGTGGCATTAGAGGACGATTTCTCCGAGCCGGTTATCAGCGGTACGTCCGCTGCCACCTCCTTCATGTCCGAAGAGAGCTTGGAGTTTGCCACCGAATACTACTGGCGGGTACGCGCCGTCAACGAGGGAGGCACCAGCGACTGGACCGCACCCCAGGGATTTACCACGCTGGTCAACGAGACCAAAATCAACATGAACTACCCGAATCCCTTCCCTGGCTCCACCACCATCCAGTACCAGCTCGCCGAGCAGACCGACGTGCTGCTGGAGATCTACGACCCCCTCGGGCGTAAGGTGCGCACGCTGGTGGACGGGGAACAGCAGCCAAGGGTCTACAACCTGCAGTTCGACGCCGGCGACCTGGCTTCGGGCGTGTACATGATCCGCCTGGTCACCGGAAACACCACGGACGTGCTGGGCATGACGCTGGTGAGGTAG